The genome window aagtgcttttcattttaaaacacattaaaataatattttttttatttttaaaaaattatttttgacattagcacatcaaaatgatatgaaaatatcaaaaacatattaatttaaagtaaaaaaaaattaaaataatattttttttaaaagcacttcTAAAACGCAATGTCAAACATTGCCTCAGGGTCCATGCCACCGGCTCCTTTTCCCATGTCGCTTGCTTAGACCAGctaattaactataactaaaattgATCAGTGTTTCACTGTAGCGAGAAATATTATTCACTGTGAATTGCATTGTTCTGCACTGTAGCGAGGGTACTGTAGACTATGAGTGCTTTCATTATCGACTGCACTGTTGGTGGGGGCATGTGAGGAGGCTGCAGCCTGCAGCACCCAAGCACCATACTGGAGGGGCACTTGGGCTACCTACAGCCTACATGACCCAAGTGCCATGCTAGAGGGGCGTTGAGCACACCCCTACGCACCCGTGACGCTTGGGCTGCCTGCCTGGGGGCTGGACACATCCCAgcgcacacgtggcgcttgggctacGCTGGGCGTGACCCATGCCCGCGCCTCACTTGGAGACACCTAGCACTTGGGTCATGATGTTGGACCCAAGGGGAATGGGTCTGTCATAGGACCCATGATCAATGGGTCTAGCGTCATGATCCAATTATTATTGGATCCTCCATCAAGACCCAAGATTTCGGGGTTCTAgcattctaaatattattatttgttttaaaaatattattatttttattataattaatattattaataaaataattaataaatttcaaagaaaatattagtattaatattgaaaacatattattatttatattataattttttatggtattttttataaaaataaaaggtgagctCGCGGCgtagtattataaaaaatattcaacaatttaaggtattaatataaaaaatattataagttgtgttgtaaatattattatttttcttatgatacaaagtattcatataaaacatattattatttttcttattattcaaaGTATTCCTAtcaaaagattattatttttcctagaATTCAACATATTCATCTCAAAgatgttattatttttgttataatattattatttttttaataattcaaagttttaatataaaaaaatattattatttgtgttctaaatattcttggaattaaaaatagtattatttgtgttatgaatattattatttttactataatcaaaattattaatattaaaaatattattttttgtattataaatatgtttGAGGCAAAAGAGGgtatgttttattaattttgaggaCACATGTTGTttgtctctctcttttcttttctttttttttcccaaaaacaaGGGGAGACGATTGTTGTCCGTGCCTCttgtatatcttttttttttcctgagttttttttatttaatttaattttttagtattatattgattttttttcctataaaccTACCAAGTGATCAGATTATATTGGAATAAGTCTCacacattttaatttaaaacacattttaatttaaaactcatacTAAACAAGCTCATATGTGGTGTGTACTGGGCAACTAATGCCAATGTGAAGCGCTAGAAGCCTGGAATACTGcagcatatgttttttttttaaaaacaaatcctaaaaataGTTCTAAACTCACTATTTCACTTGATTTTATCGATTTCATCTAATTTTTAACCTGATTTTAcctatttttgagtttttagagTGATTTTACACGTTAAGCatatatgattttacgagtaaACTCACGAGTTTAAAggcttgtttgagattgtggtagcggtgatggttcaaagtgtttttttgcttagaaatacattaaaataaaaaaaattaataattatttttaatatttacatatcaaaacgatctgaaaacataaaaaaaatttcgttttaagaaaagaaattttcaaagtttttgaaaataaaaacctcGGTTAAAACATagcttttatagttttttttttttttcaataactaCATTACGGACtccaatttgaaaaatatataaaaactctaCATTTCCCCgccgattaaaaaaaaaaaaaaaaacacctctcTCGCCCTCAAAACCCTCActctctctcctcctccctcattttcaaaaacaaaattccagaAATGGAAGAAGACCAGCAGACAATCTTAGATCTAGTCAAAGAACTAGTCAATCGCTTACTCTCTCAAAACccacaaaaccctaaacctccAATTTCTAACACTACCCCTAACTCTCctgatttccaaaattctcttCGCTACGCAATCCGCATTCTCTCCAGCAGGCTAACCCCTTCAATTGCGCCTGATGCCGTCGCAATCTCTGAATCAATCAAGCGTGGTCTCGCTACTCAAGGTAAATCCTCTCAAGCTCTCACTTTTTCTGAATTATACAACAAATTTGCATCCAAAACGGGGTCGGGAAGTATTAATAACAAATGGGCAGTTCTTTATTTGCTCAAAATCATTtctgaagataaaaaaattgcacaGAATGCGCCAAATCCATCGCCTTTTTTATCTAACCTGGGGTTAAATGAGCTTGATTTGAGTAGTGAATCACGGGTTTCGCATAATTTTAAGAGAGGGGAAAAGGATTATGATAAGGGGGTTTTGTTCGTTACTAAAGATCCTGAGAATTTGCGGGAAATCGCTTTTAGAgagtttgttaatttgattaaagAGGAAAACGAGGTGTCCGAAGAGGTTTTAGTGAGAGATGTGTTATATGCTTGTCAAGGGATTGATGGGAAGTATGTGAAGTTTGATGCAAATGTTGATGGGTATGTTTTGTTGGATTCAATTAAGGTTCCGAGAGGTACGAGGGTTATGGTTAGGAAGTTGTGTGAGTTGGGATGGTTGTTTAGGAAAGTTAAGGGGTATATTTCAGAAAGTATGGATCGGTTTCCCGCTGAAGATGTGGGAACTGTAGGGCAGGCATTTTGTGCTGCCTTACAGAATGAGCTCTTGGATTATTATAAGTTGTTGGCTGTGCTTGAAGCACAGGCGATGAATCCAATTCCATTGGTTTCAGAGACAGCTAGTTCGGGTAATTATTTGTCATTGAGGAGGTTGTTGGTTTGGTTTGCTGAGCCAATTGTGAAAATGAGGTTGATGGCTGTTTTGGTTGATAAATGCAGAGTTTTGAGGGGTGGGGCGATGGCTGGGGCTATACATTTGCATGCCCAGCATGGAGATCCATTGGTGAATGAGTTCATGAGGAGCTTACTGCGATGTGTATGTTCACCACTTTTTGAAATGGTTAGGAGTTGGGTTTTGGAAGGGCAGTTGGAGGATATTTTTGCTGAGTTTTTTGTTGTGGGTCAGCCAGTGAAAGCTGAGGCACTCTGGAGGGAAGGTTACAGGCTTCATGCGGGGATGCTTCCTTCATTCATTTCACAACCCCTTGCTCAGCGCATTTTAAGGACTGGGAAGTCAATAAATTTTCTTCGTGTCTGTTGTGATGATCGTGGTTGGGCTGATGCCACAACGGAGGCTGCAGCTGCTGCTGGGACCACGACTAGAAGAGGGAGTCTTGGATATGGTGAAACTGATGCACTTGAAACTCTGGTTGTTGAAGCAGCAAAGAGAATCGATAAGCATCTGTTGGATGTTATGTACACGAGGTATAAGTTCAAAGAACATTGCCTTGCAATCAAGCGCTATTTACTTCTGGGACAAGGTGATTTTGTTCAGTATTTAATGGATATTGTTGGGCAGGAACTTTCTGAGCCTGCTAATACAATTAGTTCATTCCAGTTGGCAGGGTTGCTGGAAAGTGCAATTCGTTCATCTAATGCTCAATATGATGATCGTGACATATTAGATAGGTTGAGGGTGAAGATGATGCCACATGGAACTGGAGATAGGGGCTGGGATGTATTCTCATTGCAATATGATGCCAGAGTACCATTAGACACAGTGTTCACAGAATCTGTTATGGCAAgatatttaagaatttttaatttcctgTGGAAGCTGAGGCGAGCAGAGCATGCTCTTATTGGTGCGTGGAAGACAATGAAACCTAATTGTATTACTTCTCATTCTTTCACCAAGCTGCAGCATGCAGTCAAGTTGCAGTTACTTTCAACACTGAGACGATGCCAGGTCCTTTGGAATCAGATGAATCATTTTGTAACAAACTTGCAATATTATATCATGTTTGAAGTTCTGGAGGTTTCATGGTCTAACTTCTCAAATGAGATGGAAGTAGCGAGGGATCTTGATGATCTACTTGCAGCACATGATAAGTACCTCCATTCGATAGTAGAGAAATCTCTTCTTGGTGAACGATCCCAATCCCTTTACAAGTCACTCTTTGTCTTGTTTGACCTTATATTACGTTTCAGAAGTCATGCTGATCGGTTGTATGAAGGAATTTATGAGTTACAAACAAGGTAAAAATCTgctatgttttttaatgattttgttttgtcaaTGAATGTTAGCATTATCAATAGATAATGTCAACGCCAAtatttgaatagtttttttttcctttgatgaaTGTGTCCAGCCACTCATTATTCCTATCATCTGCAGAACTAGGGCATCCTCTTTATCCTCTCAAGACAAGAACAGATCACGGAGGCAGACAAAAGACAAATCTTCAGAGCCTGAATCATGGCTTAATGATGGCAGGAAAGCTCTAGAAGAACGTGCTggtgaatttcttcaaaatatgGGGCAGGAACTGGAAACAATATCAAAGGAATATACTGTGTTGCTCGAAGGTTTCTTGTCTCAGTTGCCTATGCAGCAACATGTTGATTTGAAATTCCTCTTCTTTCGGCTTGACTTTGCAGAATTTTATAGTCGGTTGCATCCTGGATCATAGCAAGTTATTAATACAACTGAGTTTAATCCATTTACTCGAGGCATGAGCAGAGTTCAATTATTTGCTGCACAATGAGTGAAGAGTCATGCAGTGTCTTGCTGACGCCGGATTAACCTTTATATTCCACTGCTTGATTTTAGGTATTGTATGAAAATAGCTGCTCAATCCTTTAATCAAATTATCacattcaaataattttgttttcgcTTCTTTCCAGGAGTCTGATATTATCTTTTATCTTATCAGATGGTTTGTGCTCCTTTACAAGGGTTTGCGTGAAAGTTTGCGATCATGTCAAAGGTATTTTATATCACGAAGGAGTTCTTGAAATCACTGCAAACATTTTGGATATTATAGCCCAATTATTTGTTGGCACTTTTCTTCTTATTGTTGCAAGCTGTTTATGCTGAGCTTGTGCATCTGTATCATAGTTATGTATTGCCCAAATGTTAAgcattttgatatataatttgGTTTAGCATCTGCTTGTTTTTTCAACCCTGACATTTGATACTTACTGGTTATTTGGGTTGGGATGGCTGCACTTTGTGTTAGCTGCAATAAACATATCATAATTCCTTGTGTTCCTGGGAAGCCGTCCTTGCAAAGAAAACTGTGTTCTTATCACAAGGGAATGAAAACATGCCACAGTATCTCAATATGCTTCTTGCTGGCAAAGAATGGTCAGGCTGTTGTTTAAACAATAATCATCGTAAAGATTTGCCCTTATTTGATTATTACTAACTAGAAAAAGGCTCTCCGCATACCCACATAGATGGCTTGTGTTGTTGGAGAATTAGAATGAGGTGACAGCAAATAGCCAGTTGAAGTCTTGGAGAAAGATAAAGGCGACTTTACAGAGACAAGGGAGCACCTCCTCGCATGCCAAAGAGTGGATTGGTGTTTTATTCGTTGTATAAATTAATGACAGTCTTGTTTAGGGTCTTCTCTTAGCATTTTCTAGCAGAAGATGTCAAGTAGACTTGTATATAtaagagttaattataattcaatccttatagtttatcaaaacaaattaattactcgttatagtataaaaaataattaaatagttattaGACTACTGTTGATAAATGCTTAATTTAAtggtattttgtttataaaaaaaaattatctgtcAAACTTTCTATACCATCtacttattttttacattttctattttttaaaacaaaaaaaaatcataaaaaaatgataaaaaaaaagcatataaaatgGACAAAAGATTAAGCTGTAAatgaacacaaaaaaagagGGATTTAATAATAGTTTCTGAAACCATGaggagtaattaattattttgctaaACTACAAGGGTTAAGTTGCAATAATTTTTGGGATTAGAGAGTCCATGAGAAACAACAAACGAGGCTTTCGGAGACTCGGACAGCCTTGGCCCCTTGCATAGGTTCAAAGACTTGATGAACATGTGCTTTTCTGCGTGGTCATTATGTACAATTCAGAAACAGGGAAACTCATACcatttttaatgaaagaaaaacaaaatgccgtctcattttccttcaaaattaCGTGTACATTGCAGGGGTGAGATACTTTACCAATTTAAGACAAAAGGGTTCTCTCTTGCTCCCAACTTCACATAGCACATTGCTGCTTCAATACTAGGGCGGTCTTAGAGTGTTTTTAGGAGCACTTATCCAGGCAGTACCAGCAATGGCAAATCTCCACAGTGCACTTACATGTTCAGGTAAAGCATAATCAATGCCGACACGTGGACCGACTAGTATCTTTTCAGGTTCTGGGCCATCCAAGAGTTCTAAACCACCTGAGCCATGTCCATTTATTCATTTCAGTTACATGTGAATTTCATGAGATTCGGATCAAGGGCGACTAGAAAATTTACCAGGAGAGTGAAGGGGATGATTAGACCATTCCGTAGAAATCCCCAGTGCCTGACCAATCTAGATGGCACATAAATGATTCAGCGAATGAGAAGATCTACCGAACAGAAGAAAGCATGCTCCATTTGCCTTAAATCTTGAGTACTTTCCAACATGTTATGCACAGCAATCGACTACTTATGGTATTCTTTAATAAAACTAACCCAGCATATATCATGAGAAAGCTAGTGGAAGGATGATGCCAACATTTTAATCAACATTAACTTTCATACATGCTAGCAAGTTTATAACTACTTACAAAATTTTCTTAAGAACACTTGGTTGTGGAAATTAAAATTACACTGGTGGAGCCATTGCACCATTATAATTTCTGAAACATGGAACATGTTTTTGTTACCGTTTATGGAATTTAGAAGAACTAAGAAAATAGTTCAATATAGGTGCCCCAGTTCACTGAGATCATAGCTGGATGGTGACATTTTCCATAATTCAAGACAGTTAATCTTTGTTATGTACAAATTCTTTTGTTAATCAAAGACATCAAAGAGCAATAAAAAGTTATAAGTTACCACCACACATGTAGAACCACAC of Populus trichocarpa isolate Nisqually-1 chromosome 16, P.trichocarpa_v4.1, whole genome shotgun sequence contains these proteins:
- the LOC7488037 gene encoding gamma-tubulin complex component 3 translates to MEEDQQTILDLVKELVNRLLSQNPQNPKPPISNTTPNSPDFQNSLRYAIRILSSRLTPSIAPDAVAISESIKRGLATQGKSSQALTFSELYNKFASKTGSGSINNKWAVLYLLKIISEDKKIAQNAPNPSPFLSNLGLNELDLSSESRVSHNFKRGEKDYDKGVLFVTKDPENLREIAFREFVNLIKEENEVSEEVLVRDVLYACQGIDGKYVKFDANVDGYVLLDSIKVPRGTRVMVRKLCELGWLFRKVKGYISESMDRFPAEDVGTVGQAFCAALQNELLDYYKLLAVLEAQAMNPIPLVSETASSGNYLSLRRLLVWFAEPIVKMRLMAVLVDKCRVLRGGAMAGAIHLHAQHGDPLVNEFMRSLLRCVCSPLFEMVRSWVLEGQLEDIFAEFFVVGQPVKAEALWREGYRLHAGMLPSFISQPLAQRILRTGKSINFLRVCCDDRGWADATTEAAAAAGTTTRRGSLGYGETDALETLVVEAAKRIDKHLLDVMYTRYKFKEHCLAIKRYLLLGQGDFVQYLMDIVGQELSEPANTISSFQLAGLLESAIRSSNAQYDDRDILDRLRVKMMPHGTGDRGWDVFSLQYDARVPLDTVFTESVMARYLRIFNFLWKLRRAEHALIGAWKTMKPNCITSHSFTKLQHAVKLQLLSTLRRCQVLWNQMNHFVTNLQYYIMFEVLEVSWSNFSNEMEVARDLDDLLAAHDKYLHSIVEKSLLGERSQSLYKSLFVLFDLILRFRSHADRLYEGIYELQTRTRASSLSSQDKNRSRRQTKDKSSEPESWLNDGRKALEERAGEFLQNMGQELETISKEYTVLLEGFLSQLPMQQHVDLKFLFFRLDFAEFYSRLHPGS